Proteins encoded in a region of the Carassius gibelio isolate Cgi1373 ecotype wild population from Czech Republic chromosome B5, carGib1.2-hapl.c, whole genome shotgun sequence genome:
- the LOC127957899 gene encoding acetyl-CoA carboxylase 2 isoform X5 — translation MDGEEQTLNWFQCLKRPSMSGPHLLKKGKEHRKMDVHRDFTVASPAEFVTRFGGNRIIDKVLIANNGIAAVKCMRSIRRWSYEMFRNERIIRFVVMVTPEDLKANAEYIKMADHYVPVPGGPNNNNYANVEMIVDIAKRIPVQAVWAGWGHASENPKLPELLHKSGISFLGPSSKAMWALGDKVASSIVAQSAEIPTLPWSGFGLKVEWAEEEQGHGRVISVPPDLYVQGCVKDADEGLASAEKIGYPVAIKASEGGGGKGIRKVDSSEDFPSFFRQVQAEVPGSPIFIMQLAEHARHLEVQILADQYGNAISLFGRDCSIQRRHQKIIEEAPATIVSTSTFEQMERYAVRLAKMVGYVSAGTVEYLFTEDGSFYFLELNPRLQVEHPCTEMIADVNLPAAQLQIAMGIPLYRIKDIRVLFGEAPWGDTPINFESPECIPCPRGHVIAARITSENPDEGFKPSSGTIQELNFRSSKNVWGYFSVGATGGLHEFADSQFGHCFSWGENREEAISNMVVAMKELSIRGDFRTTVEYLIKLLETESFRNNDIDTGWLDHLIAGKVQVERPDTMLGVVCGALQVADASFRESMSDFLHSLERGQVLPAASLVNTVNVDLIYDGVKYCLKVARQSPTTYVIIMNDSDIEVDVHRLSDGGLLLSYGGSSYTTYMKEEIDSYRITVGNKTCVFEKERDPTVLRSPSAGKLLQYVVADGSHVLASQPYAEIEVMKMVMTLHVQHSGCIHFLKRPGTVLEPGCVVARMDLDDPSCIHPVKPNTEPLPSQEPLPVVGERLHQVFHSVLDNLVKIMDGYCLPEPYFSQKLKKWLDTLMKTLRDPSLPLLELQEIMTSVAGRIPITVEKAIRKVMAQYASNITSVLCQFPSQRIANILDSHAATLQRKADREVFFMNTQSIVQLVQRYRSSIRGYMKSVVLDLLRRYLQVEMQFQQAHYDKCVINLREKYKPDMTPVLECIFSHAQVSKKNVLVTMLIDQLCGRDPTLADELMVILHELTQLSKMDNSKVALRARQVLIASHLPSYELRHNQVESIFLSAIDMYGHQFCPENLKKLILSETSIFDVLPSFFYHSNRVVCMAALEVYVRRGYIAYELNSLQHHQLQDGTCAVDFQFMLPSSHPNRGSSPTLNRFSVPVNDTGEFQTMRRQGSELFLEGSMSPPCQRMGAMVAFHSFEHFKRCFDEVICRFADPLCESSLFSDGCSTFCDGESCKNMKENPIHIINVSIKQADTEDDDALVKDFTAFANSKKTLLYEYGIRRITFLVAQKREFPKYFTFRARDEFHEDRIYRNLEPALAFQLELNRMRNFDLTAVPCAHHRMQLYLGAARVEEGAEVTDYRFFIRAIIRHSDLITKEASFEYLQNEGERLLLEAMDELEVAFSNISTRTDCNHIFLNFVPTVIMDPSKIEESVRSMVMRYGSRLWKLRVLQAELKINIRLTNNGDVIPIHLFLTNESGYYLDISLYKEDTDPSTGQIMFQSFGDKQGPLHGMLINTPYVTKDLLQAKRFQAQTLGTTYVYDFPEMFRQALFKLWGPGDSYPKDVLMCNELVLDSQGRLVQMNRLPGDNEIGMVAFRMKMKTPEYPEGRDIIVICNDITHMIGSFGPQEDELFLRASELSRAEGIPRIYIAANSGARIGLAEEIRHMFQVAWIDPDDPYKGFKYLYLTPQDYTRISSSNSVHCHHVEEGGESRYIITDIIGKEEGLGVENLRGSGTIAGETSQAYKEVITISMVTCRAIGIGAYLVRLGQRVIQVENSHIILTGAGALNKVLGREVYTSNNQLGGVQIMHNNGVTHSIVPDDFEGVLTILQWLSYMPKSNQSPVPIMLPTDPVEREIDFVPTKAPYDPRWLLCGRPHPTVKGAWQSGFFDHGTFMEVMATWAQTVVVGRARLGGIPLGVIAVETRTVEVTIPADPANLDSEAKIYQQAGQVWFPDSAYKTAQAIEDFNREKLPLMVFANWRGFSGGMKDMYDQVLKFGSYIVDALREFTQPVLVYIPPHAELRGGSWVVIDPTINLQHMELYADRESRGGVLEAEGTVEIKFRKKDLLKVMHRIDAVYSRLAEQLGNPELPTQERKDLEAKLKSREEFLLPIYHQVAVQFVDLHDTPGRMLEKSVIMDILDWKNARSFFYWRLRRLLLEEVVKGEIMQANQDLSNGHIQSMLRRWFVETEGTVKAYLWDNNKVVVEWLEKHLSQQDGTCSVIRENIKYLKRDYALKHIRSLVQANPEVTVDCIIQMAQDITPSQRAKVCHLLATMDSSSSS, via the exons ATGGATGGAGAAGAACAAACACTCAACTGGTTTCAGTGCCTCAAGAG GCCTAGCATGTCAGGCCCCCACCTGCTGAAAAAAGGCAAAGAACACAGGAAGATGGACGTGCACAGAGATTTCACTGTTGCCTCCCCGGCTGAGTTTGTCACTCGCTTTGGAGGAAACCGCATTATAGACAAG GTGCTGATTGCTAATAATGGCATTGCTGCAGTTAAATGCATGCGTTCAATTCGACGCTGGTCCTATGAAATGTTCCGTAATGAGAGAATCATTCGCTTTGTGGTGATGGTCACACCTGAAGACTTGAAAGCCAATGCAG aATACATAAAAATGGCTGATCACTATGTGCCAGTCCCCGGCGGCCCAAATAACAACAACTATGCCAATGTTGAGATGATTGTGGATATAGCCAAAAGGATTCCAGTGCAG GCGGTTTGGGCTGGATGGGGTCACGCTTCTGAGAACCCCAAATTACCAGAGCTTCTTCATAAATCAGGGATATCTTTCCTAG GACCTTCCAGTAAAGCCATGTGGGCGTTAGGAGACAAGGTGGCATCTTCCATCGTTGCTCAGAGCGCAGAAATCCCCACACTGCCCTGGAGTGGATTTG gtctAAAGGTTGAATGGGCAGAAGAAGAACAAGGGCATGGTCGTGTGATCAGTGTTCCTCCTGATCTTTATGTGCAGGGCTGCGTTAAAGATGCAGACGAGGGTCTAGCG AGTGCTGAAAAGATTGGCTACCCTGTGGCTATCAAAGCATCAGAGGGAGGTGGAGGGAAAGGCATCAGAAAAGTGGACAGTTCTGAAGACTTTCCCAGCTTTTTCAGACAG GTGCAGGCTGAGGTGCCAGGTTCACCTATTTTCATCATGCAGCTAGCCGAACATGCACGCCACCTGGAGGTGCAGATCCTGGCTGACCAGTACGGTAACGCCATCTCTCTGTTCGGCAGAGACTGCTCCATCCAGCGCCGCCACCAAAAGATCATAGAAGAAGCTCCTGCTACCATCGTCTCCACCAGCACTTTTGAGCAAATGGAGAGG TATGCAGTGCGTCTGGCTAAAATGGTGGGCTATGTAAGTGCTGGTACAGTGGAGTACCTGTTCACTGAGGATGGAAGTTTCTACTTCCTGGAGCTGAATCCGAGGCTACAGGTGGAACACCCCTGCACTGAGATGATCGCTGACGTCAACCTCCCTGCTGCGCAGCTACAG ATAGCGATGGGGATCCCTCTTTACAGAATTAAGGATATCCGTGTCCTGTTTGGTGAAGCTCCGTGGGGAGACACACCTATTAACTTTGAATCTCCAGAATGCATCCCCTGTCCCCGGGGACATGTCATAGCTGCACGCATCACCAGTGAGAACCCAGATGAA GGCTTTAAACCAAGCTCAGGAACAATTCAGGAGCTGAACTTCCGCAGCAGTAAAAACGTGTGGGGTTACTTCAGTGTAGGAGCGACCGGAGGCCTACACGAGTTTGCAGACTCGCAGTTTGGACATTGTTTCTCCTGGGGCGAGAACCGAGAAGAGGCAATCTC AAACATGGTTGTAGCCATGAAGGAGCTGTCAATCAGAGGAGATTTCAGGACCACAGTGGAGTATCTCATCAAGCTGCTAGAGACGGAGAGTTTCAGGAACAACGACATCGATACTGGCTGGTTAGATCACCTTATTGCAGGGAAAGTGCAG GTGGAGCGGCCCGACACCATGTTAGGTGTGGTATGTGGTGCTCTACAAGTTGCTGATGCAAGTTTTAGAGAGAGCATGTCTGACTTCCTGCATTCACTGGAGAG GGGTCAGGTGCTGCCTGCTGCTAGTCTCGTCAACACAGTCAATGTGGATCTAATCTATGACGGAGTTAAATACTGCCTGAAG GTGGCTCGCCAGTCACCCACCACGTACGTTATCATAATGAATGATTCAGATATTGAAGTCGATGTCCATAGACTCAGTGATGGCGGCCTGCTTCTTTCCTATGGTGGCAGCAGCTACACAACCTACATGAAAGAGGAGATTGACAG CTACCGCATCACAGTGGGAAACAAAacgtgtgtgtttgagaaagagCGAGACCCTACTGTGCTCAGGTCACCTTCTGCTGGCAAACTGTTGCAATATGTAGTTGCTGATGGTTCTCACGTTCTGGCCAGCCAGCCTTATGCTGAAATTGAG GTCATGAAGATGGTGATGACCCTGCATGTCCAGCATTCAGGTTgcattcactttttaaaaagacCAGGAACCGTATTAGAGCCTGGGTGTGTAGTGGCCCGAATGGACCTGGATGACCCCAGCTGTATTCATCCG GTGAAGCCGAATACAGAGCCATTGCCATCCCAAGAGCCTTTACCTGTTGTAGGGGAGAGGCTTCATCAAGTCTTCCACAGTGTTCTGGACAACCTTGTGAAAATTATGGATGGATACTGTCTACCGGAGCCATACTTCAGTCAAAAA CTGAAGAAGTGGCTCGACACGCTGATGAAGACTCTTCGGGATCCATCTCTACCTCTTCTTGAACTACAGGAGATCATGACCAGCGTGGCAGGGCGTATACCAATCACTGTGGAGAAGGCCATTCGAAAGGTCATGGCACAGTACGCCAGTAACATTACCTCTGTGCTCTGTCAGTTCCCCAgccaaagg ATAGCAAACATACTTGACAGCCATGCTGCTACGCTTCAGAGGAAAGCTGACCGAGAGGTTTTCTTCATGAACACTCAAAGCATTGTGCAACTGGTGCAAAG GTACCGGAGTAGCATCAGGGGGTATATGAAATCAGTTGTGCTGGATCTTCTGAGACGGTACCTTCAGGTGGAGATGCAGTTTCAGCAGG CTCATTATGATAAATGTGTCATCAACCTAAGAGAGAAGTACAAGCCTGACATGACTCCGGTACTGGAGTGCATCTTCTCCCATGCTCAGGTCTCTAAGAAGAACGTCCTAGTCACCATGCTCATA GACCAGCTCTGTGGTCGGGACCCGACTCTTGCTGACGAGCTCATGGTCATTCTACATGAGCTCACACAACTCAGTAAAATGGATAACTCTAAAGTAGCGCTTCGGGCCAGACAG GTGTTGATTGCCTCTCATCTGCCCTCATATGAACTCAGACATAACCAGGTGGAATCCATCTTTTTATCAGCTATTGATATGTATGGGCATCAGTTCTGTCCCGAGAACCTCAAG AAACTCATCCTGTCTGAAACCTCCATCTTCGACGTCTTGCCCAGTTTCTTCTACCACAGCAACCGGGTGGTTTGCATGGCTGCCTTAGAG GTATATGTACGGAGGGGGTATATAGCGTATGAGCTAAACAGCCTTCAGCATCATCAGCTGCAGGATGGAACATGTGCCGTGGATTTCCAGTTCATGTTACCATCTTCCCATCCCAACAG AGGGAGCAGTCCTACTTTGAACAG ATTTTCTGTTCCTGTGAATGATACGGGAGAGTTTCAAACAATGCGTCGTCAGGGCAGTGAGCTCTTCCTTGAGGGGTCGATGTCGCCCCCCTGTCAGAGGATGGGAGCCATGGTCGCCTTCCATAGTTTTGAACACTTCAAAAG GTGTTTTGATGAAGTGATCTGTCGCTTTGCGGATCCGCTTTGTGAGAGTTCTCTGTTCTCTGATGGCTGTTCCACCTTCTGTGATGGGGAGAGCTGTAAG AACATGAAGGAAAATCCCATCCACATCATAAATGTGTCGATCAAACAAGCAGACACTGAAGATGATGATGCTTTAGTCAAGGATTTCACCGCCTTTGCTAATTCTAAA AAAACTCTGCTCTATGAGTATGGAATCAGAAGAATCACATTTTTAGTTGCACAAAAG CGGGAGTTCCCGAAATACTTCACGTTCAGGGCCAGAGATGAA TTCCATGAAGACAGAATCTACCGTAACCTGGAGCCTGCTCTGGCCTTCCAGCTTGAGCTGAATCGTATGCGTAACTTCGATCTGACGGCCGTTCCCTGTGCTCATCATAGGATGCAACTGTACCTGGGTGCTGCTCGTGTGGAAGAGGGTGCAGAGGTCACAGATTATCGTTTCTTTATCAGAGCCATCATTCGCCACTCTGACCTCATCACCAAG GAGGCCTCGTTCGAGTACCTGCAGAATGAGGGAGAGAGGTTGTTGCTGGAAGCCATGGATGAGCTTGAAGTGGCCTTCAGTAACATATCCACTCGTACCGACTGCAATCACATCTTTCTCAATTTTGTACCCACTGTCATTATGGACCCCTCAAAG ATAGAGGAGTCCGTGCGCTCAATGGTGATGCGATACGGTAGTCGTTTGTGGAAGTTGCGCGTTCTCCAGGCTGAGCTGAAGATCAACATCCGCCTCACCAACAATGGAGATGTCATTCCCATCCACCTCTTCCTCACCAATGAGTCTGGCTACTATTTAGACATCAGCCTTTACAAGGAGGACACTGACCCCTCCACTGGACAG ATAATGTTCCAGTCGTTTGGAGACAAGCAAGGTCCACTGCACGGCATGCTAATCAACACACCGTACGTCACAAAAGATTTACTGCAGGCCAAACGCTTCCAGGCTCAGACCCTCGGCACCACGTACGTCTATGACTTCCCGGAGATGTTCAGACAG GCTTTGTTTAAGCTTTGGGGACCAGGAGACAGCTACCCTAAAGACGTGTTGATGTGTAATGAACTGGTCCTGGATTCTCAGGGGAGACTTGTGCAGATGAACAGACTACCAGGAGACAATGAG ATTGGCATGGTGGCTTTCCGCATGAAAATGAAGACTCCAGAGTACCCAGAAGGCCGAGATATCATTGTGATCTGTAATGATATCACCCATATGATTGGCTCATTTGGACCCCAGGAAGATGAGCTTTTTTTACGGGCGTCTGAGCTGTCTAGAGCAGAGGGGATTCCACGTATATACATCGCAGCCAATAGTGGAGCTCGAATCGGCCTGGCGGAGGAGATACGTCACATGTTTCAAGTGGCTTGGATCGACCCAGATGACCCTTATAAG GGTTTTAAGTACCTGTATCTGACGCCTCAGGACTACACCCGCATCAGCTCCTCGAATTCTGTCCATTGTCACCATGTAGAGGAGGGAGGCGAGTCCAG GTACATCATCACAGACATCATAGGGAAGGAGGAGGGTCTTGGAGTGGAGAATCTGAGGGGTTCTGGCACAATAGCCGGAGAAACTTCTCAGGCTTATAAGGAAGTCATCACCATAAGCATG GTCACATGTCGTGCTATAGGAATTGGTGCGTATCTGGTACGTCTAGGACAAAGAGTAATTCAGGTGGAAAACTCCCATATCATCCTGACTGGGGCTGGGGCATTAAACAAG GTGCTGGGTCGTGAAGTGTACACCTCCAATAACCAGCTGGGAGGGGTTCAGATCATGCACAACAATGGAGTGACACACAGCATTGTGCCAGATGACTTTGAAGGGGTGCTAACTATACTACAGTGGCTGTCCTACATGCCAAAG AGCAATCAAAGTCCCGTCCCAATAATGCTTCCTACTGATCCAGTTGAGAGGGAGATCGATTTTGTTCCCACAAAAGCCCCCTATGACCCTCGCTGGCTGCTGTGTGGACGACCCCATCCCA CTGTGAAGGGAGCATGGCAGAGTGGGTTCTTTGACCATGGCACATTTATGGAGGTGATGGCTACCTGGGCACAGACAGTTGTGGTGGGTAGAGCCAG GCTTGGTGGGATTCCTCTTGGTGTCATTGCCGTTGAGACCCGCACAGTTGAGGTTACCATTCCCGCAGATCCAGCAAACTTAGACTCAGAAGCCAAG ATCTATCAGCAGGCTGGTCAAGTGTGGTTCCCAGATTCGGCGTATAAAACCGCTCAGGCTATTGAAGATTTCAACAGGGAGAAACTTCCACTTATGGTGTTTGCCAACTGGAGGGGCTTCTCTGGAGGCATGAAAG ATATGTATGACCAGGTGCTAAAGTTTGGCTCTTACATCGTGGATGCCCTGCGAGAGTTCACCCAGCCTGTACTGGTTTACATCCCTCCCCACGCTGAGCTGAGAGGAGGATCATGGGTAGTGATCGACCCCACTATAAACCTTCAGCACATGGAGCTCTATGCAGATCGAGAAAGCAG AGGGGGTGTTCTAGAGGCCGAGGGCACAGTAGAGATCAAGTTCAGAAAGAAAGACCTGCTAAAGGTCATGCATAGGATTGATGCTGTGTATTCGCGTCTGGCTGAGCAGCTAG GCAACCCAGAGTTACCAACTCAGGAGCGTAAAGACTTGGAGGCCAAACTGAAGTCTAGAGAGGAGTTCCTTCTTCCCATCTACCACCAGGTGGCGGTGCAGTTTGTGGACCTTCATGACACTCCAGGAAGGATGCTGGAAAAGAGTGTCATCAtg GACATCCTGGACTGGAAGAACGCTAGGTCATTCTTTTACTGGCGTCTGAGGCGACTGCTGTTGGAGGAGGTGGTGAAGGGAGAGATCATGCAGGCCAACCAAGATCTGAGCAACGGCCACATACAGTCCATGTTACGCCGCTGGTTTGTGGAGACAGAGGGGACTGTAAAA GCGTATCTATGGGACAATAACAAAGTGGTGGTAGAGTGGCTGGAGAAGCATCTGTCCCAGCAGGATGGGACATGTTCAGTCATCAGAGAGAACATTAAATACTTAAAGAGGGACTACGCTCTCAAACACATCCGCAG TTTAGTCCAAGCCAACCCAGAAGTGACCGTGGACTGCATCATCCAGATGGCACAGGACATCACTCCCTCACAGAGAGCCAAAGTCTGCCACCTGCTGGCCACCATGGACAGCTCCAGCAGCAGCTGA